One Pseudomonas fluorescens genomic region harbors:
- a CDS encoding SOS response-associated peptidase family protein, whose protein sequence is MIKPNMCVNAIRSRNGSLECLKVRWGWKPFWSMGTMPPMTHLPLHLVMRSRVFDRLKRDGRMLIAVDGWYEACEPEQSTNSVRLSYTTSRQNGPIFLAALAQASDQFNGCDGLALLTHDDSSTRQQRLLAFTAEDAHVWLRPDLQWEQAQDLAMHMALAEPQLEHVLSSPRSLRGR, encoded by the coding sequence GTGATCAAGCCGAACATGTGCGTGAATGCCATACGCAGCCGCAACGGGTCATTGGAATGCCTCAAGGTTCGCTGGGGATGGAAACCGTTCTGGTCGATGGGAACCATGCCGCCGATGACTCATCTGCCTCTACATCTGGTGATGCGATCACGAGTCTTCGACCGGCTCAAGCGCGACGGGCGCATGCTCATCGCGGTCGACGGCTGGTATGAAGCCTGCGAACCCGAGCAATCAACAAACAGCGTCCGCCTCAGCTACACCACGTCGCGCCAGAATGGGCCGATTTTCCTCGCAGCACTGGCACAGGCCAGTGACCAGTTCAATGGCTGTGACGGCCTCGCACTGCTCACGCACGATGACAGCTCCACCAGACAGCAACGCCTGCTAGCGTTCACTGCCGAGGATGCGCATGTTTGGCTACGCCCCGATTTGCAGTGGGAGCAGGCGCAGGACTTGGCGATGCACATGGCTCTCGCAGAGCCGCAGCTGGAGCATGTCCTGTCTTCCCCGCGCAGCTTGCGCGGCCGATGA
- a CDS encoding NAD(P)/FAD-dependent oxidoreductase — translation MSHKPEAYRDVSEGSESASTDDNHIDCLIIGAGPAGLTTAVYLSRFHRRVVVADGGQSRASLIPLSHNYPGFAPGISGNDLLDRLREQALSYGAMIEAGRVEGLLKNRTGFVAQLNGRALSASRVVLATGIVDTLPQMDRPYDAIAQSVIRLCAICDGYEVNGDNVAVFGEAHCAINHGLFLRNFTDRVTVLAEGDSDVSGEEITTAQRAGIRLISDRVEYIEVSDGKVLVKVGSGEEFCFDIVYPSLGSRYRSELAVQLGAQVDEEGALHVDNHQRTSISGLYAVGDVVGSLKQISVATGQAAVCATAVHNSLAPHFWDRTRDERPARDRLSTQAE, via the coding sequence ATGTCACATAAGCCAGAAGCATACCGGGACGTTTCAGAAGGTTCCGAATCCGCCTCAACCGATGATAACCACATCGATTGCCTGATTATCGGCGCCGGCCCTGCAGGGCTCACCACGGCGGTTTATTTAAGCCGTTTCCACCGACGGGTCGTGGTCGCCGACGGCGGGCAGAGTCGCGCAAGTCTGATCCCGCTTTCACACAACTACCCCGGCTTTGCACCAGGCATATCGGGCAACGACTTGCTCGATCGATTACGCGAGCAAGCTCTTTCGTACGGGGCGATGATCGAAGCCGGACGTGTGGAGGGTCTTCTCAAGAATCGCACCGGTTTCGTTGCGCAACTCAATGGACGAGCGCTGAGCGCATCCCGTGTGGTGCTGGCAACCGGAATCGTCGATACCTTGCCGCAGATGGATCGACCATACGATGCCATTGCACAGTCGGTCATTCGGCTGTGCGCGATATGCGATGGTTACGAAGTCAACGGTGACAACGTAGCGGTGTTTGGCGAGGCACACTGTGCGATTAATCACGGGCTGTTTTTGCGCAACTTTACTGACCGCGTCACCGTGCTCGCCGAGGGTGATAGCGATGTGAGCGGGGAGGAGATCACGACAGCGCAGCGTGCGGGCATACGTCTGATCAGTGATCGGGTCGAGTACATCGAAGTGAGCGATGGCAAAGTCTTGGTGAAGGTGGGCAGTGGCGAAGAGTTTTGCTTCGATATCGTCTATCCGTCGCTGGGTTCGCGATATCGCTCGGAGCTCGCGGTGCAACTGGGCGCACAGGTAGACGAGGAGGGCGCTTTGCACGTGGACAACCACCAGCGCACATCGATCAGCGGGCTATACGCGGTTGGGGATGTCGTGGGCTCTCTCAAACAAATCAGCGTTGCTACGGGCCAAGCGGCAGTCTGCGCGACCGCAGTGCATAACAGCCTCGCTCCGCATTTTTGGGATCGGACACGGGACGAAAGACCCGCTCGCGACCGCTTGAGTACACAGGCGGAATAG
- the galE gene encoding UDP-glucose 4-epimerase GalE — MILITGGAGFIGAHVALEWMVRGEDVLILDNLCNSHRSAIDRISTLAGKRPAFVNGDVRNRRLLDRLLRDYPIDAVVHCAGLKAVGESVREPLRYYDTNVGGSVMLCQAMAQAGVFRLVFSSSATVYGDCTRMPINESCATRQPTNPYGMSKLMCENVMKSVASSDPRWSIGLLRYFNPIGAHASGLLGEAPTSTPNNLLPYLLQVASGERPALSVYGKDYPTPDGTGVRDYIHVVDLALGHIRALEALRERCGVSIWNLGTGRGYSVLDVINAFEKVSGVQIPLNFEARRPGDIACCWADPQKSLDELGWQARFSLEQMLSDAWRWQLNQREHEAVRQAK; from the coding sequence ATGATCTTGATTACGGGCGGTGCGGGATTTATCGGTGCGCACGTTGCATTGGAATGGATGGTCCGAGGCGAAGACGTGTTGATACTGGACAACTTGTGCAATAGCCATCGCTCAGCGATTGACCGGATAAGCACCTTGGCGGGCAAGCGGCCGGCGTTCGTTAATGGCGACGTGCGGAATCGACGCTTGCTCGACAGGCTGCTGCGTGACTACCCGATCGACGCCGTGGTGCATTGCGCGGGGTTGAAAGCCGTCGGCGAGAGCGTGCGCGAGCCGTTGCGCTACTACGACACCAATGTCGGCGGCAGCGTAATGCTTTGCCAGGCCATGGCACAGGCCGGCGTATTCCGGTTGGTGTTCAGCTCATCCGCAACGGTGTACGGGGATTGCACCCGCATGCCGATCAATGAATCGTGCGCCACCCGGCAACCGACCAACCCGTACGGGATGTCGAAGCTGATGTGTGAAAACGTCATGAAAAGCGTGGCCAGCTCCGACCCGCGCTGGTCGATAGGCCTGCTGCGCTACTTTAACCCGATCGGTGCCCATGCCTCCGGCCTGCTGGGCGAAGCGCCGACCAGCACACCGAACAATCTATTGCCCTATCTGCTTCAGGTTGCCAGTGGCGAGCGCCCAGCGTTATCAGTCTACGGCAAGGACTACCCCACCCCGGACGGCACCGGCGTTCGCGATTACATCCATGTCGTCGATCTGGCCCTGGGACATATCCGCGCGCTGGAAGCGTTGCGCGAACGCTGTGGCGTCAGTATCTGGAACCTGGGAACGGGGCGCGGGTATTCGGTGCTGGACGTGATCAACGCCTTTGAAAAGGTGAGCGGCGTCCAGATCCCGCTGAACTTCGAAGCGCGTCGCCCAGGCGACATAGCCTGCTGCTGGGCCGACCCCCAAAAGTCCCTCGACGAGCTGGGCTGGCAAGCGCGCTTTTCACTGGAGCAAATGCTCTCCGATGCGTGGCGCTGGCAACTCAACCAGCGCGAGCATGAGGCGGTTCGGCAGGCAAAGTGA
- a CDS encoding glycosyltransferase family 1 protein: protein MNLAEQPEQLAQVSGLSPVESPSQARPTLVCLSHLRWGFVYQRPQHVMSHLAKDYDVIFFEEPLVGGGEPPRLEVSSPAAGIQVVVPRLPEGLGEEAMIEAQRRLLDERLAEAPQGDLLLWYLTPMSLAFTDHLQARVTVFDCMDELSAFKGAPAQLVNMERLLMDRADVVFTGGFSLWEVKQHQHGNAHPVPSSVDIGHFAQARNALADPADQATIARPRLGFFGVIDERFDIELVDDVAALRPDWQIVLVGPVVKIDPQTLPRRPNIHYLGGRQYAELPAYLSGWDVALMPFALNASTRFISPTKTPEYLAGGCPVVSTPIRDVVNGYGQSGAVFIADTADAFVSAIEGALRLKGTPDFLKRADAALEGMSWDNTCRFMKEQIECLR from the coding sequence ATGAACCTTGCAGAACAGCCCGAGCAATTAGCCCAGGTGAGCGGGCTAAGCCCTGTTGAATCCCCCAGCCAGGCCCGTCCTACGCTGGTGTGTCTGTCCCATTTGCGCTGGGGGTTCGTCTACCAGCGTCCGCAGCATGTGATGTCGCACCTGGCGAAAGACTACGACGTGATCTTCTTCGAAGAACCGCTAGTGGGCGGCGGCGAGCCGCCCCGGCTTGAAGTGTCGAGCCCGGCGGCAGGCATTCAGGTGGTTGTCCCGCGCCTGCCTGAAGGCCTGGGTGAGGAGGCGATGATCGAGGCGCAGCGACGGTTGCTGGATGAGCGTCTCGCCGAGGCCCCGCAGGGTGATCTCCTGCTCTGGTATCTCACGCCCATGAGCCTGGCATTTACCGACCATCTGCAGGCGCGGGTCACGGTGTTCGACTGCATGGATGAGCTGTCTGCGTTCAAGGGCGCGCCGGCCCAGCTGGTGAACATGGAGCGGCTGCTCATGGACAGGGCCGACGTGGTGTTCACCGGCGGTTTCAGCCTCTGGGAGGTCAAGCAGCACCAGCACGGCAATGCGCACCCGGTGCCCAGCAGCGTCGACATTGGGCATTTTGCGCAGGCGCGAAACGCATTGGCGGACCCTGCCGACCAGGCGACGATCGCGCGGCCACGCCTGGGCTTTTTCGGTGTGATCGATGAGCGCTTCGACATCGAGCTTGTTGACGACGTGGCGGCGTTGCGTCCCGACTGGCAGATCGTACTGGTTGGGCCAGTGGTCAAGATCGATCCGCAGACCCTGCCGCGACGCCCCAATATTCATTATCTGGGCGGGCGGCAATACGCCGAGCTGCCGGCTTACCTGAGCGGCTGGGATGTGGCCCTGATGCCGTTCGCGCTCAATGCTTCCACCCGTTTCATCAGCCCCACCAAGACCCCCGAGTACCTGGCCGGCGGCTGTCCCGTGGTCTCGACGCCGATACGCGACGTGGTCAATGGTTACGGCCAAAGCGGTGCCGTATTTATCGCCGACACTGCCGACGCGTTTGTCAGCGCCATCGAAGGCGCGCTGCGCCTCAAAGGTACGCCCGATTTCCTGAAACGCGCCGATGCGGCGCTTGAGGGGATGTCCTGGGATAACACGTGCCGCTTTATGAAGGAGCAGATCGAATGCCTCAGATAA
- the glf gene encoding UDP-galactopyranose mutase: MPQINIETARSGPSCEPGRGVYDYLVVGAGFAGSVIAERLAQGLERNVLLIDRRAHIAGNAYDHPDAAGVLVHRYGPHIFHTNAQRIVDYLSRFTEWRPYEHRVLAQVDGQLVPIPINLTTLNKLYGLSMTSEQAEVFLAERAEPVATIRTSEDVVVNQIGRTLYEKFFRGYTRKQWGLDPSALDKSVTSRIPTRTNEDDRYFTDTFQMMPRDGYTRMFERMLDHPRIDLLLNTDFKAVRDEVKFSHVIYCGPIDEYFDFQLGRLPYRSLRFEHQTLEQERYQPVAVVNFPDPEVPYTRITEYKHLTGQVHPCTSITREFPCDEGDPYYPVPRAENVELYKRYKAHAEQTPNVTFLGRLGTYKYYNMDQVVGQALALYRDIEAANSEATVAVGLDAV, from the coding sequence ATGCCTCAGATAAATATTGAAACCGCCAGATCCGGACCGTCCTGCGAACCCGGGCGCGGCGTCTATGACTACCTGGTCGTCGGTGCCGGGTTTGCCGGCAGCGTCATCGCCGAACGGCTGGCCCAGGGGCTGGAACGCAACGTGCTGTTGATCGACCGACGCGCACACATCGCCGGCAATGCATACGATCACCCGGATGCGGCAGGCGTGCTGGTGCACCGCTACGGTCCGCACATCTTCCACACCAACGCGCAGCGGATCGTCGACTACCTGTCGCGCTTTACCGAGTGGCGGCCTTACGAGCACCGTGTGCTGGCGCAGGTCGATGGGCAACTGGTGCCGATCCCCATCAATCTCACCACGCTTAACAAATTGTACGGTTTGTCGATGACGTCCGAGCAAGCCGAAGTGTTCCTGGCCGAGCGCGCAGAACCGGTGGCGACGATTCGCACCTCGGAAGACGTGGTGGTCAATCAGATCGGGCGCACGCTCTACGAGAAATTCTTCCGAGGCTACACCCGCAAGCAATGGGGCCTGGACCCTTCCGCGCTGGACAAGTCGGTGACCTCGCGGATCCCGACGCGCACCAATGAAGACGACCGCTATTTCACCGACACCTTCCAGATGATGCCCCGCGATGGCTACACGCGCATGTTCGAGCGGATGCTCGATCATCCCCGGATCGACCTGCTGCTGAACACCGACTTCAAGGCCGTGCGCGACGAGGTGAAATTCAGCCACGTGATCTATTGCGGCCCGATCGACGAGTACTTTGACTTTCAGTTGGGCCGCTTGCCCTACCGTTCGTTGCGGTTCGAGCACCAGACGCTCGAGCAAGAGCGCTATCAGCCGGTGGCGGTGGTCAACTTCCCGGACCCGGAGGTGCCCTACACGCGCATCACCGAGTACAAGCACCTGACCGGTCAGGTCCATCCCTGCACCAGCATCACTCGCGAGTTTCCCTGCGATGAGGGCGACCCTTATTACCCGGTTCCACGCGCCGAAAACGTCGAGCTGTACAAGCGTTACAAGGCCCACGCGGAGCAGACGCCGAATGTGACGTTCCTTGGGCGTCTGGGTACTTACAAGTACTACAACATGGACCAGGTGGTGGGTCAGGCGCTTGCGTTGTACCGCGACATTGAGGCTGCGAACAGCGAAGCCACCGTTGCAGTCGGGCTCGATGCGGTATGA
- a CDS encoding beta-glucosidase produces the protein MSALPEQGPTEPREGGHHALFNSFVMAGYECSSQRRRDGRRLDLLADTGHARWAHKDYAQLAGLNVRCARDGLRWHLIERSPGRYDWSSFLPMLRAARDHQVQVIWDLCHYGYPDDLDVWRPSFVDRFARFAGAVAGLMADEGISVPFYSPVNEISFWSWAGGDVGYFNPNAHGRGQELKHQLVRASIAAIEAIRERTPAARFVQCDPLINVVSQSQRSEDIESAEQYRVAQFEAWDMLIGRQWPSLGGQEDYLDIIGANFYPHNQWYFQGGRIAPGEPNYRPLAGMLKELHQRYQRPLLISETGAEDQQRLPWLSYVVDQVLMTLERGVPVQGICWYPFLDYPGWDDGRYCPTGVFGYADGEGERAAFHPLHLQLKALPERVEACLHELDERRAQRLRT, from the coding sequence ATGAGCGCGCTGCCGGAGCAGGGCCCAACGGAGCCCCGCGAGGGCGGTCATCACGCGCTTTTCAACAGCTTCGTGATGGCGGGCTACGAGTGCTCCAGCCAGCGCCGCCGGGATGGCCGGCGCCTGGACTTGCTGGCCGACACCGGGCACGCGCGCTGGGCGCACAAGGATTACGCGCAACTGGCGGGCCTGAATGTGCGTTGCGCCCGTGACGGCTTGCGTTGGCACTTGATCGAGCGCAGCCCCGGTCGCTACGACTGGAGCAGTTTCCTGCCGATGCTCAGGGCTGCGCGCGATCACCAGGTGCAAGTGATCTGGGACCTTTGCCACTACGGGTATCCGGATGACCTGGACGTCTGGCGCCCGTCGTTTGTCGACCGGTTCGCACGTTTTGCCGGCGCTGTGGCAGGGCTGATGGCGGATGAAGGCATCAGCGTTCCGTTCTATTCGCCGGTCAACGAGATATCGTTCTGGAGCTGGGCGGGGGGCGACGTCGGCTATTTCAACCCCAATGCCCACGGGCGCGGGCAGGAGCTCAAGCATCAGTTGGTGCGCGCCAGCATCGCTGCGATCGAGGCCATTCGCGAACGGACGCCGGCTGCGCGTTTCGTGCAGTGCGACCCGCTGATCAACGTGGTTTCGCAGTCTCAGCGTAGCGAGGACATTGAAAGTGCCGAACAGTACCGGGTCGCCCAATTCGAGGCCTGGGACATGCTGATCGGACGCCAGTGGCCAAGCCTGGGCGGGCAGGAAGATTACCTGGATATCATCGGCGCGAATTTCTACCCGCATAACCAGTGGTATTTCCAAGGCGGGCGCATTGCGCCGGGTGAGCCAAATTATCGCCCGCTCGCCGGTATGCTCAAAGAGTTGCACCAGCGCTACCAGCGGCCGCTGCTGATCTCCGAGACCGGGGCGGAGGACCAGCAACGTTTGCCCTGGTTGAGCTATGTCGTGGACCAGGTGCTGATGACGCTGGAGCGTGGCGTGCCGGTGCAAGGCATTTGTTGGTACCCCTTTCTCGATTACCCCGGCTGGGATGATGGCCGTTACTGCCCAACCGGCGTCTTCGGCTACGCCGACGGGGAGGGCGAACGCGCGGCTTTCCACCCGTTGCACTTGCAGCTCAAAGCCCTGCCCGAGCGTGTCGAGGCATGCTTGCACGAGCTTGATGAAAGGCGCGCGCAGAGGCTTCGAACATGA
- a CDS encoding ABC transporter ATP-binding protein, with protein sequence MIFQRLRDEPLPATASAFLWRYVRVRPLHFSAMLSLVIGAACCAVAVQYGMKLLVDAMAGESQADQVWQAFSLFIGLIVLENVLWRLGGWVGCHTVVGSCADLRVDLFHHLTGHPIRYFNRHFAGALANRVSSAGAAADKIYGGLAWRIVPPCVDFIGAVVVLFAVRGSMALALIGCVVLVAALITVVGVRGRNRHIAFASQSARVGGEIVDLVSNVWTIKAFSGRERERVRLEREIGVEAGAHRRSWIYLEKARVLHDICLSIMAGSMLGWAILLWRQGQVTAGDVVMVSALTFRILHGSRELALALVEASQQMGVITETLAIIAQPHELSDAPEELAPTRGGIKLVDVSYAYPGGRQVFNHLYLDIPAGQSVGIAGTSGSGKSTLLSLLQRLDDVHSGVILIDDRDIRSVSQDSLRRQIAVVPQEPALFNRSILENIGYGQPRATEQQIIDAARRAYCDEFVQALPGGYHTLVGERGVTLSGGQRQRLGLARAFLKNAPILILDEATSALDSDSEAIIQYALMDLMRGRTVIAVAHRLSTIASFDRVLVLEEGKVVQDGSPDELRRRQGRFRTLWRMQAMTRDY encoded by the coding sequence ATGATCTTCCAGCGCTTGCGCGATGAGCCTTTGCCGGCGACAGCCAGCGCGTTTTTATGGCGCTACGTGAGAGTGCGCCCGCTGCATTTCAGCGCGATGTTGTCACTGGTGATCGGCGCGGCTTGCTGCGCGGTGGCGGTGCAGTACGGCATGAAGTTGCTGGTGGACGCCATGGCCGGAGAATCGCAGGCCGACCAGGTGTGGCAGGCGTTCAGTCTGTTCATCGGGCTGATCGTGTTGGAAAACGTGCTATGGCGGTTGGGCGGTTGGGTCGGCTGTCATACCGTGGTGGGCAGTTGCGCCGACCTGCGCGTAGACCTTTTTCATCACCTGACCGGTCATCCGATCCGCTATTTCAACCGGCATTTCGCCGGTGCGCTGGCCAATCGGGTTTCGTCGGCCGGCGCGGCCGCCGACAAGATATACGGCGGCCTGGCCTGGCGCATCGTACCGCCGTGCGTGGATTTTATCGGTGCCGTAGTGGTGTTGTTCGCCGTGCGCGGCTCAATGGCATTGGCTCTGATCGGGTGTGTGGTGCTCGTAGCCGCGTTGATCACCGTGGTCGGCGTGCGTGGCAGGAACCGGCATATCGCCTTCGCCTCACAGTCCGCGCGGGTCGGGGGCGAGATTGTCGACCTGGTGTCCAATGTCTGGACGATCAAGGCGTTCTCCGGGCGCGAGCGCGAGCGCGTCAGGCTGGAGCGGGAGATAGGCGTCGAGGCGGGCGCGCATCGGCGCAGTTGGATCTACCTGGAAAAGGCTCGCGTGCTCCACGATATCTGCCTGTCCATCATGGCCGGATCAATGCTGGGCTGGGCGATCCTGCTGTGGCGCCAAGGCCAGGTTACGGCGGGCGATGTGGTCATGGTCAGCGCGTTGACGTTTCGTATCCTCCATGGCTCGCGCGAATTGGCGCTGGCGCTGGTGGAAGCCAGCCAGCAGATGGGCGTCATCACCGAAACGCTCGCCATAATCGCGCAGCCGCACGAGCTCAGCGATGCGCCGGAAGAACTGGCGCCGACCCGAGGCGGTATCAAATTGGTGGACGTCAGCTATGCCTATCCCGGCGGGCGCCAAGTGTTCAACCATTTATATCTGGACATTCCGGCGGGCCAGAGCGTCGGGATTGCCGGTACCTCAGGGTCCGGCAAATCCACACTGCTCAGCTTGCTGCAACGCCTGGATGACGTGCACAGCGGGGTGATCCTGATCGACGACCGAGACATCCGCTCGGTCAGCCAGGACAGCCTGCGCCGGCAAATCGCTGTGGTACCCCAGGAGCCGGCCCTGTTCAATCGCAGCATCCTGGAAAACATCGGCTACGGCCAGCCGCGCGCGACCGAGCAACAGATTATTGATGCCGCTCGGCGAGCCTACTGCGATGAGTTCGTGCAGGCGCTGCCCGGTGGCTATCACACACTGGTGGGGGAACGTGGCGTGACGCTTTCTGGGGGGCAACGCCAACGCCTCGGACTGGCGCGGGCGTTCCTGAAGAACGCGCCGATCTTGATCCTCGACGAGGCGACCTCTGCTCTGGATTCCGATTCCGAGGCCATCATCCAGTACGCGCTGATGGACCTTATGCGCGGCAGAACCGTGATCGCTGTGGCTCACCGCCTCTCGACCATCGCCAGCTTCGACCGGGTGCTGGTGCTGGAGGAGGGGAAAGTGGTTCAGGACGGCTCACCCGATGAACTGCGTCGCCGCCAGGGACGTTTCCGCACGCTCTGGCGGATGCAGGCGATGACCCGGGACTACTGA
- a CDS encoding MBL fold metallo-hydrolase — protein sequence MRVHHLNCGCMCPLGGALFDGYSRGLTASVVCHCLLIETATNGLILVDTGFGQRDVDHPERLSRFFRTFNNIQLEHRFTALEQLRLMGFHPNDVRHILLTHLDFDHAGGLQDFPNARVHVMHQELNHATLANGWIERRRFLPAQWRDVSDWQLYAPDGDTWFGFDSVRALFGAEEEDILLVPLGGHTAGHAGIAIRTAEGWKLHAGDAYFHHDEVHLPKRRCPPGMRFYQTLMDTDRQARLHNQQRLRQLAADGGAAVDIFCSHDARELEQALDAESRM from the coding sequence CTGCGTGTGCATCATCTCAATTGTGGTTGCATGTGCCCGTTGGGCGGCGCCCTGTTCGATGGCTACAGCCGCGGGCTCACTGCCTCGGTGGTGTGCCATTGCCTGCTGATCGAGACCGCCACCAATGGCCTGATCCTGGTAGACACCGGTTTCGGCCAGCGGGACGTCGACCATCCCGAACGCCTCAGCCGTTTCTTCAGGACGTTCAATAATATCCAGCTCGAGCACCGTTTCACCGCCCTCGAGCAACTGCGCCTCATGGGCTTTCACCCCAACGACGTCCGCCACATCCTGCTCACGCATTTGGATTTCGACCACGCCGGTGGCCTGCAAGACTTCCCGAATGCGCGCGTACACGTGATGCACCAGGAACTTAACCACGCCACCCTGGCGAATGGCTGGATCGAACGGCGCCGCTTCCTGCCTGCGCAATGGCGTGACGTCTCGGACTGGCAACTATACGCCCCTGACGGCGACACTTGGTTTGGTTTCGACTCGGTGCGAGCCTTGTTCGGCGCCGAGGAAGAAGACATCCTGCTGGTACCTCTCGGAGGTCACACCGCCGGCCACGCAGGCATCGCTATCCGCACCGCCGAGGGCTGGAAGCTGCATGCTGGCGATGCTTACTTTCATCATGACGAAGTCCACCTCCCCAAACGCCGATGTCCACCTGGCATGCGTTTCTACCAGACCCTGATGGACACTGACCGCCAGGCGCGACTGCATAACCAGCAGAGGTTGCGCCAATTGGCGGCCGATGGTGGCGCGGCGGTGGATATATTTTGCAGTCATGATGCGCGTGAGCTGGAGCAAGCGCTTGATGCTGAATCGAGAATGTAG
- a CDS encoding P1 family peptidase produces MKDMTKPRARDLNIQFGQLPPGPLNAITDVPGVRVGHSNVRGKSANGRDILTGVTIIEPRAGSTSHQPCFAGVHVLNGNGDATGLEWIREAGLLTSPIAFTNTHSLGVVRDALIVLDREQQPDDGRLYWNMPVVLETFDGLLNDINGFHVQHEHVAAALHAAVDGPVTEGSVGGGSGMICHEFKGGIGTASRRLSGVQGGWTVGAIVQANHGIRNELRVDGYPVGRYMEKADSPFLKASLPHPGMGSIVVCLATDAPLLPHQCTRLAQRASLGLARTGGGNEDHSGDIFIAFATGNDIPPAAYESKKAPICDNLSMVNNDHISELFLAATEAVEEAIINALMAGETAEGNGHAVPGLDSHTLLKALHQAGWPGAANG; encoded by the coding sequence ATGAAAGACATGACGAAACCACGTGCCCGCGATCTAAACATTCAATTCGGTCAATTGCCGCCCGGGCCACTCAATGCCATCACCGATGTGCCAGGCGTACGGGTTGGCCACAGCAATGTGCGCGGAAAGTCCGCCAACGGCCGCGACATTCTCACCGGCGTAACCATTATTGAACCTCGAGCCGGTTCCACCAGCCACCAGCCGTGCTTTGCGGGTGTCCATGTGCTCAATGGCAATGGTGACGCCACGGGACTGGAGTGGATTCGTGAAGCGGGATTGTTGACCAGCCCGATCGCGTTCACCAACACGCACAGCCTGGGCGTGGTGCGCGATGCATTGATTGTGCTGGATCGTGAACAGCAGCCGGATGACGGACGGCTTTACTGGAACATGCCAGTCGTACTGGAAACCTTCGACGGTTTGCTGAACGACATCAACGGCTTTCATGTGCAGCACGAACATGTTGCCGCAGCCCTGCACGCTGCGGTTGATGGGCCGGTCACCGAGGGCAGCGTCGGTGGCGGCAGCGGCATGATCTGTCATGAATTCAAGGGTGGAATCGGCACAGCTTCTCGGCGGCTGAGCGGTGTCCAGGGCGGTTGGACCGTCGGCGCTATCGTCCAAGCCAACCATGGCATACGCAATGAGTTGCGTGTCGATGGTTACCCCGTCGGACGTTATATGGAAAAGGCGGATTCACCGTTTCTCAAAGCCTCGCTGCCGCATCCGGGCATGGGTTCGATCGTGGTCTGTCTCGCCACCGACGCGCCGTTGCTGCCGCACCAGTGCACACGCCTGGCCCAGCGCGCTAGCCTCGGCTTGGCGCGCACGGGCGGTGGCAACGAAGATCACAGCGGCGACATCTTCATCGCTTTCGCTACCGGCAATGACATACCGCCTGCCGCTTATGAAAGCAAGAAAGCGCCGATCTGCGACAACCTGAGCATGGTGAATAACGATCACATCAGCGAACTGTTTCTGGCCGCGACTGAAGCGGTCGAGGAAGCGATCATCAACGCCTTGATGGCCGGCGAGACGGCTGAAGGAAACGGACATGCCGTGCCGGGCCTGGATTCTCATACGCTGCTCAAAGCCTTGCACCAAGCCGGCTGGCCGGGAGCGGCAAATGGCTGA